Proteins encoded within one genomic window of Bradyrhizobium sp. 186:
- a CDS encoding NAD(P)/FAD-dependent oxidoreductase, protein MILMTTRPVTRRSAVLGITAAAATLARPSISRAQSAGRINVVGGGFGGAACARALKRAQASLQVVLIEPNTVFTSCPFSNEVIAGLRDIEAQQFGYDKLASEGVTVVNQAATKIDAQTRNVTVDDGTTLGYDRLVLSPGIDFHFEALPGYDEAASEKMPHAWKAGAQTMLLRRQLETMADGGLVAIAIPANPSRCPPAPYERASLIAHYLKAKKPRSKVLVLDAKDNFSQQRLFEKAWKELYGDMIERVALSQGGRVTSVDPSTRTIITEFGNYTPDVANVIPPQRAGRIAEIAGATDATGWCPINPVTFESKLAPNIHVIGDACLGGGIPKSASAASAQGKACAAAIVSLLAGRAPETPRLTGVCYNTAAPAYGFSLAGNYQPKGDIFAEVEGGATSPVDAPRELRAREAAEAERWFQTITADTFG, encoded by the coding sequence ATGATCCTGATGACCACGCGCCCGGTGACACGGCGGAGTGCCGTGCTCGGCATCACTGCGGCGGCCGCAACGTTGGCGCGGCCTTCGATCTCGCGCGCGCAATCTGCGGGCCGTATCAACGTGGTCGGCGGCGGCTTTGGCGGTGCGGCCTGCGCCCGCGCGCTGAAGCGTGCGCAGGCAAGCTTGCAGGTCGTCTTGATCGAGCCCAACACGGTCTTTACCTCGTGCCCGTTCAGCAACGAGGTAATCGCCGGCCTTCGCGACATCGAGGCGCAACAGTTCGGCTATGACAAGCTCGCCTCCGAGGGCGTCACCGTCGTCAACCAGGCGGCGACCAAGATCGATGCGCAGACACGAAACGTGACGGTCGATGACGGCACCACCCTTGGCTACGACCGTCTTGTGCTCTCCCCCGGCATCGACTTCCATTTCGAAGCTCTGCCCGGTTACGACGAAGCCGCGTCGGAAAAGATGCCGCACGCCTGGAAGGCCGGGGCGCAGACGATGCTGCTGCGCAGGCAGCTGGAGACGATGGCGGATGGCGGCCTCGTCGCGATCGCGATCCCGGCCAATCCTTCGCGCTGTCCGCCGGCTCCTTACGAGCGCGCCAGCCTGATCGCGCATTACCTGAAGGCGAAGAAGCCGCGCTCGAAAGTCCTGGTCCTCGATGCCAAGGACAATTTCTCCCAGCAGCGGCTGTTCGAGAAGGCGTGGAAGGAGCTTTACGGCGACATGATCGAGCGGGTGGCGCTGTCGCAGGGCGGACGCGTGACCTCGGTCGATCCATCAACCAGGACCATCATCACCGAGTTCGGCAACTACACCCCTGATGTCGCCAACGTCATCCCGCCGCAGCGTGCGGGGCGCATTGCCGAAATCGCCGGCGCAACGGACGCGACCGGCTGGTGCCCGATCAATCCCGTAACGTTCGAATCAAAGCTCGCCCCGAACATCCACGTCATCGGCGACGCCTGCCTTGGCGGCGGCATTCCCAAATCGGCATCCGCAGCGAGCGCGCAGGGCAAAGCGTGCGCCGCCGCCATCGTCAGCCTGCTCGCAGGCCGTGCACCGGAAACACCGCGTCTGACCGGCGTCTGCTACAACACCGCCGCGCCCGCTTACGGCTTCTCGCTCGCCGGCAACTATCAGCCCAAGGGCGACATCTTCGCGGAGGTCGAGGGTGGCGCCACCAGCCCGGTCGATGCGCCACGCGAGCTGCGCGCCCGCGAGGCGGCCGAGGCCGAGCGCTGGTTTCAAACCATCACGGCGGACACCTTTGGCTAG
- the soxX gene encoding sulfur oxidation c-type cytochrome SoxX, whose protein sequence is MARSIVHIAALIAASLGCVAGATAEELAPYNIVGDGIPQSLTATPGDAARGRALVLTRATTCILCHSGPFPETRFQGDLAPDLTGAGNRWSVGQLRLRLVEASRFNPETIMPSYYRDDGLVRVGRNFAGKPILSATEIEDIVAFLATLRD, encoded by the coding sequence TTGGCTAGATCGATCGTCCATATCGCCGCGTTGATCGCCGCCAGTCTCGGATGCGTCGCCGGCGCGACAGCGGAAGAGCTCGCGCCTTACAATATCGTCGGCGACGGAATTCCGCAGTCACTCACCGCCACGCCCGGCGATGCAGCGCGCGGACGCGCGCTGGTTCTGACCCGCGCGACGACCTGCATTCTCTGCCATTCCGGTCCCTTCCCGGAAACACGGTTCCAGGGCGATCTCGCGCCTGACCTTACAGGCGCCGGGAACCGTTGGTCGGTGGGCCAGTTGCGGCTTCGACTGGTCGAAGCGTCGCGCTTCAACCCGGAGACCATCATGCCGTCCTATTATCGCGACGATGGGCTCGTGCGCGTCGGACGCAATTTTGCCGGCAAGCCGATATTATCGGCCACAGAGATCGAGGATATCGTCGCCTTTCTTGCAACGCTTCGAGACTAG
- a CDS encoding SoxY-related AACIE arm protein yields the protein MPTTRRQFLSLAGGITAAGTILIVTLRPLNATPVMLNTAIRNVVGEAPIRTGKVKLDILPLVENGNTVPMTVSVASPMTANDYVKSIHVFNEKNPQPNIGNFHLGPWAGRAQISTRIRLADTQKVVAIARLSDDTFWQVAADVVVTLAACTEEVN from the coding sequence ATGCCAACCACGCGACGACAATTTTTGAGCCTCGCCGGAGGCATCACCGCCGCCGGGACGATTCTGATCGTCACGCTGCGGCCGCTTAACGCGACGCCCGTGATGCTCAACACGGCGATCCGCAACGTCGTCGGCGAAGCTCCGATACGAACGGGCAAGGTCAAGCTCGACATCCTGCCGCTGGTCGAGAACGGCAACACGGTGCCGATGACCGTCAGTGTCGCGAGCCCGATGACGGCGAACGACTACGTCAAAAGCATCCATGTCTTCAACGAAAAGAACCCGCAGCCGAACATCGGCAATTTCCATCTCGGTCCCTGGGCCGGCCGCGCCCAAATCTCGACCCGGATCCGGCTTGCCGACACCCAGAAGGTGGTTGCGATCGCCCGCCTGTCCGACGACACGTTCTGGCAGGTCGCCGCCGATGTCGTCGTGACGCTGGCGGCCTGCACCGAAGAGGTGAACTGA
- the soxZ gene encoding thiosulfate oxidation carrier complex protein SoxZ, producing the protein MAALINVPTKAKRGDIIEIRTLTSHIMETGFRRTAAGELVPRDIITSFTCRYNGTEIFRADLFPAIAANPYLSFFTVAKESGKFEFEWIGDNGFSSSASASITVE; encoded by the coding sequence ATGGCCGCGCTCATCAACGTTCCCACGAAGGCCAAACGCGGCGACATCATCGAGATCCGCACGCTGACCTCGCACATCATGGAAACCGGCTTTCGCCGCACCGCGGCCGGCGAGCTCGTGCCGCGCGACATCATCACGAGCTTCACCTGCCGCTACAACGGCACCGAGATTTTTCGCGCCGACCTGTTTCCGGCAATCGCCGCCAACCCTTATCTCTCGTTCTTCACGGTCGCGAAGGAGAGCGGCAAGTTCGAGTTCGAATGGATCGGCGACAACGGATTCTCGTCCTCGGCGTCGGCATCGATCACGGTCGAATGA
- the soxA gene encoding sulfur oxidation c-type cytochrome SoxA has product MSFWRAIAVAALVGAAPALLAGEIPSDARRSGYSFMGPETRAMQDDDTSNPGMLFVLDGEALWTKKTGNADKACADCHGDARSSMKGVAARYPAFDKVLSRPVTLDQRINLCRADHQQATPLSYESRDLLALSAFVAHQSRGVAITAGDDPQLKPFVEQGRNLFMQREGQLNLACTNCHDDNFDKRLAGAPITQAQPTGYPLYRLEWQTLGSLERRLRSCMTGVRAQAYDYGAPELVALELYLMSRARGLPMETPAVRP; this is encoded by the coding sequence ATGAGTTTTTGGCGCGCGATAGCGGTGGCGGCGCTGGTCGGCGCGGCCCCTGCCCTGCTCGCCGGCGAAATTCCGTCCGATGCGCGCCGCTCGGGCTATTCGTTCATGGGCCCCGAGACGCGCGCCATGCAGGATGATGACACGTCCAATCCGGGCATGCTGTTCGTGCTCGACGGCGAGGCGCTCTGGACGAAGAAGACCGGCAACGCCGACAAGGCCTGTGCGGACTGCCATGGCGATGCGCGCAGCAGCATGAAGGGCGTCGCGGCGCGCTATCCTGCTTTCGACAAGGTGCTCAGCCGCCCCGTGACGCTCGACCAGCGCATCAATCTCTGTCGCGCCGATCACCAGCAGGCGACGCCGCTATCCTACGAGAGCCGCGACCTGCTGGCGCTGTCCGCTTTCGTCGCTCACCAGTCGCGCGGCGTCGCGATCACAGCGGGCGACGATCCGCAACTAAAACCCTTCGTCGAACAGGGCCGCAACCTCTTCATGCAGCGCGAGGGCCAGCTCAACCTTGCATGTACCAATTGCCACGACGACAACTTTGACAAGCGCCTCGCGGGCGCGCCGATCACGCAAGCGCAGCCGACCGGCTACCCGCTCTACCGGCTGGAATGGCAGACGCTGGGATCGCTGGAGCGGCGGCTGCGCAGTTGCATGACCGGCGTCCGCGCCCAGGCCTATGATTATGGCGCGCCCGAGCTGGTCGCGCTCGAGCTCTATCTGATGTCGCGGGCGCGCGGTCTGCCGATGGAGACGCCAGCGGTACGGCCCTGA
- a CDS encoding sugar ABC transporter substrate-binding protein has product MADHGISRRTLLTGTAAAGALSLTGLPARAEVNWKKYSGTKLEVILAKGPRGDNLQKYIKEFTDLTGIQVESEQIPEQQQRQKVVIELTSGRPSFDVVHLSYHVQKRQFEKGGWLADMTPFMKDPALTAPDLVESDFSAAGLQYARNDKGQMLSLPWSVDYFILYYNKELFQKKGVAVPKTLDEMVAAAEKLTDPKEGTYGFVGRGLRNANMTLWTNFFLNCGGEFLDAKGNILTDGPEAIAATKLYQTLLTKVAPPGVAGFNWMESMASFTQGRSAMWIDGVGWAPPLEDPAASRVVGKVGYTVVPAGPKGQYSATYGDGIGIAAASKNKEAAYLLCQWVVSKQQGARLLQAGGGVPFRNSILNDAEVQKGVKMPKEWLQSVIDSAKISKLGLPVIIPVAEFRDLVGAAITSTLAGADPAAELKKAHEQFRPILERSEKA; this is encoded by the coding sequence GTGGCCGACCATGGAATCTCGCGCCGTACACTTTTAACGGGCACCGCCGCGGCTGGCGCGCTCAGCCTGACCGGATTACCAGCGCGCGCCGAAGTCAACTGGAAGAAGTACTCCGGGACCAAGCTGGAGGTGATCCTCGCCAAGGGTCCCCGTGGCGACAACCTGCAAAAATACATCAAGGAGTTCACCGACCTCACCGGCATCCAGGTCGAATCCGAGCAGATTCCCGAGCAGCAGCAGCGCCAGAAGGTCGTGATCGAGCTCACCTCGGGCCGGCCGAGCTTCGACGTCGTCCACCTCAGCTATCACGTGCAGAAACGGCAATTCGAGAAAGGCGGCTGGCTTGCCGACATGACGCCCTTCATGAAGGATCCGGCGCTGACCGCGCCCGACCTCGTGGAGAGCGATTTCTCGGCCGCCGGCCTGCAATACGCCAGAAACGACAAGGGCCAGATGCTGTCGCTGCCGTGGTCGGTCGACTATTTCATCCTCTACTACAACAAAGAGCTGTTCCAGAAGAAGGGCGTCGCGGTGCCCAAGACCCTCGACGAGATGGTCGCGGCCGCCGAGAAGCTCACTGATCCCAAGGAAGGGACCTACGGCTTCGTCGGACGCGGCCTGCGCAACGCCAACATGACGTTGTGGACGAATTTCTTCCTCAATTGCGGCGGCGAATTCCTCGACGCCAAAGGCAACATCCTGACCGACGGCCCGGAGGCGATCGCGGCGACAAAGCTCTACCAGACGCTGTTGACGAAGGTCGCTCCGCCCGGCGTCGCCGGCTTCAACTGGATGGAGTCGATGGCCTCGTTCACGCAAGGGAGATCGGCGATGTGGATCGACGGCGTCGGCTGGGCGCCACCGCTGGAAGATCCAGCCGCCTCGCGCGTGGTCGGCAAGGTCGGCTACACCGTCGTGCCTGCCGGACCGAAGGGGCAGTACTCCGCGACCTATGGCGACGGCATCGGCATTGCCGCAGCCAGCAAGAACAAGGAAGCCGCCTATCTGCTCTGCCAGTGGGTTGTCTCGAAGCAGCAAGGCGCCCGGCTGTTGCAAGCCGGCGGCGGCGTGCCGTTCCGCAACTCGATTCTGAACGATGCCGAGGTCCAGAAGGGCGTGAAGATGCCTAAGGAATGGCTGCAATCGGTGATCGATTCCGCCAAGATCAGCAAGCTGGGCCTGCCGGTGATCATCCCTGTCGCCGAATTCCGCGATCTTGTCGGCGCCGCGATCACCTCGACCCTTGCAGGCGCCGACCCTGCCGCAGAGCTGAAAAAGGCCCACGAGCAGTTCCGGCCGATCCTGGAGCGCAGCGAAAAGGCGTGA
- a CDS encoding sugar ABC transporter permease, translated as MSAITQVEPAAAPSDAAPEKELRPRSYWPFVVPALVVVLAIIIFPWAFTIWMSLNEWKVGSPTTFVGLSNYLRLTSDPRFLEAVGHTMVYTALSVLLPLALGTLSAVVFHQKFAGRGFLRGVFIMPMMATPVAIALVWTMMFHPQLGILNYLLSLVGIPPQLWVFHPATVIPSLVLVETWQWTPLVMLIVLGGLAAIPTEPYESAQIDGASFWQVFRFITLPLIMPFLFIAGMIRMIDAVKSFDIIFAITQGGPGSASETINIYLYSVAFTYYDLGYGSAIAVVFFLLIVALAAVMLYMRQRMLWTEITSDA; from the coding sequence GTGAGTGCAATCACACAAGTTGAACCGGCCGCGGCACCGTCAGATGCCGCGCCGGAGAAGGAGTTGCGGCCGCGGTCCTACTGGCCGTTCGTGGTGCCGGCGCTGGTCGTCGTGCTCGCCATCATCATCTTCCCGTGGGCGTTCACGATCTGGATGAGCCTGAACGAGTGGAAGGTCGGCTCGCCGACCACCTTCGTCGGACTTTCCAACTATCTGCGGCTGACGAGCGATCCCCGATTCCTTGAGGCGGTGGGCCACACGATGGTCTACACCGCGCTCTCGGTGCTGCTGCCGCTGGCGCTCGGCACGCTCTCAGCCGTGGTGTTTCACCAGAAATTCGCCGGCCGCGGCTTCCTGCGCGGCGTCTTCATCATGCCGATGATGGCGACGCCAGTAGCGATCGCGCTGGTCTGGACCATGATGTTCCATCCGCAGCTCGGCATTCTCAATTACCTGCTGTCGCTGGTCGGGATCCCACCGCAGCTCTGGGTATTTCATCCCGCAACCGTCATTCCCTCGCTGGTGCTGGTCGAGACCTGGCAGTGGACGCCGCTCGTCATGCTGATCGTGCTTGGCGGTCTCGCCGCAATACCGACCGAGCCGTATGAGAGCGCCCAGATCGACGGCGCCAGTTTCTGGCAGGTATTCCGTTTCATCACCCTGCCGCTGATCATGCCGTTCCTGTTCATCGCCGGCATGATCCGCATGATCGACGCGGTGAAGAGCTTCGACATCATCTTCGCGATCACGCAAGGCGGACCGGGCTCGGCGTCGGAGACGATCAACATCTATCTCTACAGCGTCGCCTTCACCTATTACGATCTCGGCTACGGCTCGGCGATCGCGGTAGTGTTCTTCCTCCTCATCGTCGCACTCGCAGCCGTGATGCTTTACATGCGCCAGCGCATGCTGTGGACCGAAATCACGAGCGACGCATGA
- a CDS encoding carbohydrate ABC transporter permease, whose product MNPRQIIGKIGLWLAVFVIVSPAILFFLWMASLSLKFEVDNAAYPPVFIPEHFAWKNYTDVLASNRFLTYFINSLIVTGSATLLALVVGVPAGYGIARMAAHKSAIVILIARITPGLSYLIPLFLMFQWLGLLGTLVPQIIIHLVVTVPIVIWIMIGYFETTPMELEEAALIDGATRWQVFRHVALPIARPGIAVAFILAVIFSWNNFVFGIVLAGRETRTLPVAVYNMISFDQLSWGPLAAAALIVTLPVLLLTVLAQRQIVAGLTAGAVKGG is encoded by the coding sequence ATCAACCCAAGGCAGATCATCGGCAAGATCGGCCTGTGGCTCGCGGTATTCGTCATCGTGTCTCCGGCGATCCTGTTCTTCCTCTGGATGGCTTCGCTGTCGCTCAAATTCGAAGTCGATAATGCCGCCTACCCGCCGGTGTTCATCCCCGAGCATTTCGCCTGGAAGAACTATACCGACGTGCTCGCCTCCAACCGCTTCCTGACTTATTTCATCAACAGCCTGATCGTGACCGGCAGCGCGACCTTGCTTGCGCTCGTCGTCGGCGTTCCCGCCGGCTATGGGATTGCGCGGATGGCCGCGCACAAATCCGCAATCGTGATCCTGATCGCCCGTATCACGCCGGGATTGTCGTATCTGATCCCGTTGTTTCTCATGTTCCAGTGGCTTGGTCTGCTCGGCACGCTGGTGCCGCAGATCATCATCCATCTGGTGGTGACGGTGCCGATCGTGATCTGGATCATGATCGGCTATTTCGAGACGACTCCAATGGAACTGGAAGAAGCCGCGCTGATCGACGGTGCCACGCGCTGGCAGGTGTTCCGCCACGTCGCGCTGCCGATCGCTCGGCCCGGAATTGCGGTCGCCTTCATTCTCGCCGTGATCTTCTCCTGGAACAATTTCGTCTTCGGCATCGTTCTGGCGGGACGCGAGACACGCACCTTGCCCGTTGCCGTCTACAACATGATCTCGTTCGACCAGTTGAGCTGGGGGCCGCTGGCGGCCGCAGCGCTGATCGTCACGCTCCCGGTGCTGCTGCTGACAGTATTAGCCCAGCGACAGATCGTCGCCGGGCTAACCGCTGGTGCCGTCAAGGGAGGGTAG
- a CDS encoding regulator: protein MSTSMTGTAGKSDLSKSEFKPALWTPGDWNAFFGFGTNILVNMLVLTGLLRFVLKMPDSLVFGRILPALGLMMCLSTFYYAYLAYRLAQKTGRNDVCALPSGVSVPHMFIVTFVIMLPITIKTGDPLKGWSAGLVWVFFQSFILMIGGFIAPFIRKITPRAALLGTLAGVSVTFISMRPALEMYMTPQIGLVCFAVILVSWFGGVKYWRGIPAGLVAIAVGMIIAWGSNLFGLGLGGLSVKGVGDAFANFGFSVPIPAVGYVFSGFEFLGIILVTAIPFGIYDLVEAMDNVESAEAAGDEYPTTRVLTADGIVSLIGCLMGNPFINAVYIGHPGWKAMGGRIGYSAATGIMVVVLAWFGIISVLLALVPVVAISPILLYIGMLIGAQAFQTTPVKHAPAIVLALTPHLAAWAKLQIDTMLGSTMMAATSVGGLAADKADAVKAAAIAALPQQGVFYHGLEVMGGGSILGGLILGAIGVFIIERDFEKASAFALVGAVLTYFGFTHGEAVGIGGGFGVTPPVAFAYAVMAAGLYVLSRRTSERYMPHAEMHAAPAE from the coding sequence ATGAGCACAAGTATGACGGGGACGGCCGGCAAATCTGATCTGAGCAAGTCCGAGTTCAAGCCGGCACTATGGACACCGGGCGACTGGAACGCGTTTTTCGGCTTCGGCACCAACATCCTCGTCAACATGCTGGTGCTCACGGGCCTGTTGCGCTTCGTGCTGAAGATGCCGGACAGTCTCGTGTTCGGCCGCATCCTGCCGGCGCTCGGGCTGATGATGTGCCTGTCGACCTTCTACTACGCATACCTCGCCTATCGTCTGGCGCAGAAGACCGGCCGCAACGACGTCTGCGCGCTGCCTTCGGGCGTCAGCGTGCCGCACATGTTCATCGTCACCTTCGTGATCATGCTGCCGATCACGATCAAGACCGGCGATCCGCTCAAGGGCTGGTCGGCCGGCCTGGTCTGGGTGTTCTTCCAGAGCTTCATCCTGATGATCGGCGGCTTCATCGCGCCTTTCATTCGAAAAATCACGCCGCGCGCGGCACTGCTCGGCACGCTCGCCGGCGTTTCCGTCACCTTCATCTCGATGCGGCCGGCGCTCGAAATGTACATGACGCCGCAGATCGGTCTGGTCTGCTTCGCCGTCATCCTGGTGAGCTGGTTCGGTGGCGTGAAATATTGGCGCGGCATTCCTGCCGGTCTCGTTGCGATCGCGGTCGGCATGATCATCGCCTGGGGCTCGAACCTGTTCGGCCTCGGTCTCGGTGGACTGAGCGTCAAGGGCGTCGGCGATGCCTTCGCCAATTTCGGCTTCTCGGTGCCGATCCCGGCAGTGGGCTACGTCTTCTCCGGCTTCGAATTCCTCGGAATCATCCTGGTCACCGCGATTCCGTTCGGCATCTACGACCTCGTCGAGGCCATGGACAATGTCGAGAGCGCGGAAGCCGCCGGCGACGAATATCCGACCACGCGGGTGCTCACGGCCGATGGCATCGTCAGCCTGATCGGCTGCCTGATGGGCAATCCCTTCATCAACGCCGTCTATATCGGCCATCCCGGCTGGAAGGCGATGGGCGGCCGCATCGGCTACTCGGCCGCGACCGGCATCATGGTGGTGGTGCTGGCGTGGTTCGGCATCATCTCGGTGCTGCTGGCGCTCGTGCCGGTCGTCGCGATCTCGCCGATCCTGCTCTATATCGGCATGCTGATCGGCGCGCAGGCGTTCCAGACCACGCCGGTCAAGCACGCCCCTGCCATCGTGCTGGCGCTGACGCCGCATCTCGCGGCCTGGGCCAAGCTCCAGATCGACACCATGCTGGGCTCGACCATGATGGCAGCGACCTCTGTCGGTGGGCTTGCCGCCGACAAGGCCGACGCGGTCAAGGCCGCCGCGATCGCAGCACTTCCGCAGCAGGGCGTTTTCTATCACGGGCTCGAAGTGATGGGCGGCGGCTCCATCCTCGGCGGCCTGATCCTTGGTGCGATCGGCGTCTTCATCATCGAGCGCGATTTCGAGAAGGCCTCGGCCTTTGCGCTGGTCGGGGCCGTGCTGACTTACTTCGGCTTCACGCACGGTGAGGCCGTGGGTATCGGCGGAGGGTTCGGCGTCACGCCACCCGTCGCTTTCGCCTACGCCGTGATGGCCGCCGGATTGTACGTTCTCAGCCGGCGCACCAGCGAACGCTACATGCCGCATGCGGAGATGCACGCCGCACCGGCGGAATAG
- a CDS encoding isochorismatase family cysteine hydrolase, whose translation MLSSTKPTQGVISAEPEPIKLDWASTALLIIDMQRDFMEPGGFGETLGNDVSQLARAVKPIGALLKAARDTGMLVIHTREGHLPDLSDAPPAKVERGAPSLRIGDPGPMGRILIRGEAGHDIIPELYPLDSEVVIDKPGKGAFYATELTDVLEKYGIENLLVCGVTTEVCVNTTVREANDRGYRCVVISDGCASYFPEFHEMGLKMIKAQGGIFGWVASSAAVLEAMKISTLA comes from the coding sequence ATGTTGAGCTCAACCAAGCCGACACAGGGTGTCATCAGCGCCGAGCCTGAGCCGATCAAGCTCGACTGGGCCAGCACCGCGCTTCTCATCATCGACATGCAGCGCGATTTCATGGAGCCGGGCGGCTTCGGCGAGACGCTCGGCAACGACGTCAGCCAGCTCGCGCGAGCGGTGAAGCCGATCGGCGCCTTACTGAAGGCGGCGCGCGACACCGGCATGCTGGTCATCCACACGCGCGAAGGCCACTTGCCCGATCTTTCCGACGCCCCGCCGGCGAAAGTCGAGCGCGGCGCGCCAAGCCTTCGCATCGGCGACCCCGGCCCGATGGGGCGCATTCTCATTCGCGGCGAAGCCGGACACGACATCATTCCAGAACTCTATCCACTCGACAGCGAGGTCGTGATCGACAAGCCCGGCAAGGGCGCGTTCTACGCCACCGAGCTCACCGACGTGCTGGAGAAATACGGCATCGAGAATCTGCTGGTGTGCGGCGTCACGACAGAGGTCTGCGTCAACACCACCGTGCGCGAGGCCAATGACCGCGGCTATCGCTGCGTCGTCATCTCGGACGGCTGTGCGTCCTACTTCCCGGAATTTCACGAGATGGGCCTGAAGATGATCAAGGCCCAGGGCGGCATCTTCGGCTGGGTCGCGAGCTCAGCCGCGGTACTGGAGGCGATGAAGATTTCCACATTAGCTTAG